One segment of Cyprinus carpio isolate SPL01 unplaced genomic scaffold, ASM1834038v1 S000000972, whole genome shotgun sequence DNA contains the following:
- the LOC109078605 gene encoding stathmin-like yields the protein MASGDIHVKELDKRASGQAFEVILGSPAPDAKAEFPLSPLKKKDLSLEEIQRKLAAAEERRKSYEAEVLKHLAEKREHEKEVLQKALEENNNFSKMAEEKLNQKMEANKENRSAIMAAMNEKFKEKDKKLEEVRKNKENKEVTCEEN from the exons ATGGCTTCAGGAG ATATTCATGTGAAGGAGCTGGACAAGCGTGCCTCGGGACAAGCTTTTGAGGTCATCCTTGGGAGTCCTGCTCCAGATGCCAAGGCAGAGTTCCCGCTCTCTCCTCTGAAGAAGAAGGACCTTTCCTTGGAGGAGATCCAGAGGAAACTAGCCGCTGCAGAAGAGAGACGCAAG tCTTATGAAGCGGAGGTTCTGAAACACTTAGCAGAGAAGCGTGAGCATGAGAAGGAGGTGCTTCAGAAAGCTCTAGAAGAAAACAACAACTTCAGCAAGATGGCAGAAGAGAAACTGAACCAGAAGATGGAAGCCAACAAAGAAAACCGTTCGGCCATCATGGCAGCCATGAACGAGAAGTTCAAAGAGAAG GACAAGAAGCTGGAAGAGGTtcgaaaaaacaaagaaaacaaagaggTCACCTgtgaagaaaactga